The following are from one region of the Euzebyales bacterium genome:
- a CDS encoding DoxX family membrane protein, whose amino-acid sequence MSSETDTIRTVARWTLGGTLVVAGTGHLTNQREEFRAQVPGWMPIDDDLVVLASGVVEIALGLALILVRRQRAAVGLVVAGFFVVIFPGNIAQYTEGTDAFGLDTDTKRLVRLFFQPVLVVWALWSTGAARWLSRRGAARTT is encoded by the coding sequence ATCCGGACCGTCGCGCGATGGACGCTGGGCGGCACGCTGGTCGTTGCAGGCACCGGCCACCTGACGAACCAGCGCGAGGAGTTCCGGGCCCAGGTGCCCGGCTGGATGCCGATCGACGACGACCTGGTGGTGCTCGCATCAGGCGTCGTCGAGATCGCCCTCGGGTTGGCGCTGATCCTGGTGCGCCGCCAGCGGGCAGCGGTCGGTCTGGTGGTCGCCGGGTTCTTCGTCGTGATCTTTCCCGGCAACATCGCGCAGTACACCGAGGGCACCGACGCCTTCGGCCTCGACACGGACACCAAGCGTCTGGTCCGGCTGTTCTTCCAACCGGTGCTCGTGGTCTGGGCGCTGTGGTCGACCGGCGCAGCCCGGTGGCTCTCACGGCGCGGCGCGGCCCG